A window of the Vanessa cardui chromosome 27, ilVanCard2.1, whole genome shotgun sequence genome harbors these coding sequences:
- the LOC124541005 gene encoding uncharacterized protein LOC124541005, producing the protein MLLKLKKKKKKWVESSCGSCGPTTVVSSPQLLTNGPYCAPQVVTSPVVATTVVDNSVSNALANALQLLIVSDLIESRLSKIAPSALLNTFSPILERLGPLCSPVVDVVAPCPTPIEVIPPCVPLIETITPTCYGSITETITPNLFCGYSDNFCSNPYVTETFIPNCYNDRTCYTETIAATPCGITEIITPNIGYNTNIATLNPNIYGGVTEVISTTPCAPCAPCVQQYPLNNVFGGFTEVVTPTCGPNFYSGVTEVFTQNPFANNYCDRFTEVITPVSSFNPGCCGGVTEIINSNPYTPNCYGGVTEIVSPFNPGCYNGITEVLTPTSYIPNYYGGVTEVITPFNSFNPGCFGGVTEVVTPNQFSPFFGGISEFISSVGPFNSGCMPEVITTNSYCPNYFGNVKEIIAPSGPYAPVAAEVLIPPAIPAQLTCNFGYMPTTVPCVSFNVEPLPFEPCGCGCNYPKAFYY; encoded by the exons ATGTTACTGAAGctcaagaaaaagaaaaaaaaatgg GTTGAATCAAGCTGTGGGAGCTGTGGACCAACAACCGTCGTGTCAAGTCCTCAGCTGCTTACCAATGGACCTTACTGTGCGCCTCAAGTCGTCACGTCACCAGTGGTCGCCACGACGGTGGTCGATAACTCCGTGTCGAACGCTCTAGCGAACGCGTTACAGCTTTTAATCGTGAGCGACCTCATCGAGTCGCGACTCTCGAAGATTGCTCCCAGTGCGCTGCTGAACACATTCTCGCCAATCCTCGAAAGATTAGGTCCGTTATGCTCTCCTGTGGTTGATGTGGTCGCGCCGTGCCCCACGCCGATAGAGGTCATACCTCCTTGCGTTCCCTTAATCGAAACCATTACCCCCACCTGCTATGGATCTATCACAGAAACTATAACGCCCAATCTATTCTGTGGCTACTCTGACAATTTCTGCTCCAATCCTTACGTCACCGAGACTTTCATTCCAAATTGCTACAACGATCGCACCTGTTACACTGAAACGATCGCAGCGACGCCCTGTGGGATCACAGAAATCATAACGCCTAATATCGGTTACAACACGAATATAGCGACACTGAACCCCAATATATACGGGGGCGTGACTGAAGTCATTTCAACAACACCATGCGCACCATGCGCACCATGCGTACAACAATATCCTCTAAACAATGTGTTCGGTGGTTTCACAGAGGTCGTTACACCAACATGCGGCCCCAATTTTTACAGCGGCGTAACCGAAGTCTTTACACAAAATCCGTTCGCGAATAATTATTGTGATCGCTTCACAGAAGTCATTACACCAGTGTCCTCATTTAATCCTGGATGTTGCGGAGGTGTGAccgaaattataaattcaaatccaTACACGCCGAACTGCTACGGAGGAGTGACGGAGATAGTCTCGCCCTTCAATCCCGGCTGTTATAATGGAATAACTGAAGTCCTCACTCCCACGTCATACATACCCAATTATTACGGAGGTGTTACGGAAGTGATTACTCCGTTCAACTCATTCAACCCTGGGTGCTTCGGTGGAGTAACCGAAGTGGTTACCCCTAATCAATTTTCACCGTTCTTCGGTGGTATCTCAGAATTCATTTCCTCTGTTGGTCCATTTAATTCTGGTTGTATGCCAGAGGTTATCACGACCAATTCATACTGCCCCAATTACTTTGGTAACGTAAAGGAAATTATTGCCCCCTCGGGGCCGTACGCACCCGTAGCTGCTGAGGTACTGATCCCGCCGGCTATTCCGGCTCAATTGACATGCAACTTCGGTTACATGCCCACCACTGTGCCGTGCGTCAGTTTCAACGTGGAGCCGTTGCCCTTCGAGCCCTGTGGTTGTGGGTGCAACTATCCAAAAGCTTTCTATTATtag